The segment CTCCCCTGAAATTCGCCAGCTCCTTAGTCTTCAGATATCTCTTTCATAATCTCTGCATCTTCTTGATGACATTTTACTTCATTGAATCTGCCGCCCCAGATACTAACCCACGCCATTCCATAACATGTTTCCCTTTTTGACAACTCtttatttcaactttccacATACCACAGTACTAAAGAACATTTCATTTAGTCCAAGACTCCAAGACTCCAAGAGTCAAAAAAATCTCCACTCTCTGAAACTCCATGTCAAAGTAAAAaacagacaaacaaattgaactAAGGGACTATGTCAGTGTAGGAACAAGCTCGAGATAGAACTAGAACTGTTAGAGAAACATTAACTTGCTTGGAATTCAAATAACTTCCTATTGGAATTCAACAGGTCCTAAAAGAACATACCAAAACTAGCTCAGGGTTGAAAACACAGTAATTTAACTGACTAAACAAGATATAACACTGTATTCTTCAAATACTTCACAAATATAACAACATTGAGTTATTTCAATCGGTTAAAAATACAATCTACCACACTTATATATCCCTGACAtaaacatccaaaaaaaaatcataaccgAAGAACAGAACAATACCTCAACAGGTTCAGGTTTTTTTCCAGATTCATTAGAACCCATAAAAGACTGAAGAGGAGCAGTAGTGGCGTAGTAATCGTCATCATCTTCGTCATCAACATCTGCCCAAGATTTCACCGTCAACGGCGCCGGAGCCCACAAAACTTCCGGCTCCTGTTCCTTTTTCGATGACCCTTTACTTTTCTCCTTATcagatttcttcttcttcctcaaagTATCCAGCGCCGCAAATACATTGGAATTTTTCACCATCACAGACCCTTCTTCCCTTCTGTTACCCCCCATCATTTCAACCGAGTAAACCCAATaaatcttcttcaatttttgttCGTTCTActcaagaaaatgaagaaaaataaactagaagaagaaattgGATGGGATTTTTGTTCAAATAATTAGGGTTTGGAGAGTTCTTGATAGATAAATGGGGAGATAACACGAGTGAGAAAGAAGAAATGGAGGGTTATATAGTTCTGGTCTATTGTGATTTGCTCcactaattatatttttatagacATACAagaattttatacaaattctcATAAATTACATCAACGTTTAAATAATTTCAAGGATTTTTGTATGACTTgtattcaatatattaatattgacAATATTATATCGAAACCAAGAAGATAGATGATTGAGaatcacaaaaaattaaaaatattatttttatttttcttaaagtaaTGACATATAGCGGTTATTATTTGTAGGCTTATTCTTCAACTAGGTTAAGCCATGACTTTAATGAATGCACGAACACAGAGATGGAGATAGAATTGCCCCTTTTTTCGGTTATGCCTATCAAATTCTCTCGATCAAGCTAAACTTACGTTGATGTAAGATGAGGTTGAAGTCTTTGGATAATTAAGCAGCTCATGCATCTATAGGGGTTGTTCTAAGGTAAGCTCCTGTATCTCTAGGGATAAATGCATCTTTTTTTCGTGTCTTCTCCTTTTGCTCATGCATCTATAGGGTTTGTCCCAAGGCAAGCTCCTGCATCTCTAGGGATAAATACATCTTTTTTTATTCCGTGTCTTCTCCTTCGATTATAATAAATGAAGTggatttattttgttttcttatttatttgacttgtatgttttttctttactatatcAATTGTAACGGTTCCgtattacttatatttattcGCTTTAATGAATGTATTAATGTATATCAATTGTTATCATTttgtatcatcacatatatTTATTCCCTCCAACGAAtgtatttatttctatatacaatCTTGATGGATacaaacataataaattatGTGAGTTTAAACATATGATTGGTTGTATGCGGTCACTCAACAAACTATATTTTGTTTCTCATATAACGAAATACAGTGAATTTAATCACTCTTAACGGTTGTATCAAACCGATAAAATTTTGGGTACAGTCAACGATAAGTCATATGAATTTACTTAATTTCGTTGTATACAATCATAATAGATGGTATACATTCACTCACTAGAGTATATTCACAATGAAGATgcaaacaaaaaatgaaaggaCTTCTTCAAGATAACATACAATTTACATCGATCATCACCTACGATCCATCGAGAGCcaaatcatcaaaaataaaGCTAAGTCAATTTACAAGAAGCGAAGAGTGGGACCGAGGCTAGCGGTTGTGGTGGCAAAAGAAGAGGGAAAGGAGGCAAAGATGGTAGAGGAACAGTTTGTGTGCACATCTAAACTAATTCAGTAGGCTACTTTGcttgaactcttcaaaaatgtcaacaaCCATTGTCGAATTCTCCAAAGATATTCTTTTTGGAGAATCTAACATAAATGCCGCGTAGCAAGTGAAGAGTTCACGCACCTTAGGTTACATGAGGAATAAGCATATTCACCTCATAGAAACCATCACACAGAAGAAAATCAACTAACAGGCAAGATCATGCCTCACATCagcaataaaaaaacaattctaCTTGTATTTCATTCACCAAACCTTAAAAGTTCAATAGGCACTAGCATCAATGTGCTACTTTTACACAAACTTAACTCTCTAGATCTCCAAATACCATTCACATACAGCAAAATTGTCCAGCCAgacacattatttttttgtaaaactttTCTCATTTCTCTTTACCTTTTAATCTAAGCTCCAAGAACTAGtccatagttttttttttgtgcccTAAAGACCATAACTTAGAGCCCAAATCTTTTTCTACATCAGCAAAACAACGATTTGGTGTACCAAACTGTTTGGAACTCGGACCATTGATGCTTAATCATTCCAAGCTGGTATAGAATTTACCGCATTGGCTGCTGGTTGTAATGGctcttctctttcttctttgcTGCGGCAAGCCTGGCACTCCTTGCAGCAGCCTCTGTTGCGGCAGCTCTTGCAGCACCATCTGTCTCTTTACCggatttctttttctttgccGATGCCACCCTTTTCagcctctccttcatatccacCGTAGATGCATCTTCTACTTGCTCAGCTCCTCCAGTTTCCTCTGGTAGAACAGTTGCACCTACGCTGTTTGGCTGATTATCTGATTCCTTCACCTCCTTGGATGCtttatccttctttttcttcttcttggcACTTTTAGGCTCAGTAGCCCCACCATTTTTCTTTTCCACATCTTCTGCTGGCTGACCCTCTTTCTTCTCATTGACAACATCTGTAACTATAGAGAAACATCAAGGAAAAATCCACCTTCAGATACCCAAAGAATGAAACTAGCCATCTTAACCACATGATGACCAACAGGTgctaacaaaagaaaagaaagtagaCATGTTTAAAGACTATAAAATGCAAATGAATATGATATCAATCCTTAGGAGGTAGGACGTCAATTTCATCACCCAACTTTGATCACTATTTGCCGAGGGGATAGAAGGATAACGCTGTTATCAGTAAATGAGAACGAAAAATTACCAGGTAAGTCGTCTGGACCTTTCTCCTTTGGTTCAACCCCAAAATCAGCTAAAAGTGAGTCCAATTCAGCAAGCtccttcttccttctctctttctttGATAGCTGTCTCTCAGCTTCTTTAGGAGCTGGTGAAGCTTCTATCTTTTGGCCTACTGGATCAGCATGTTCTGGAACCTCAGATTCGTGGTCATTGTCCTCcacatcttcatcttcatcaagaagGCCATCTTCGCTTTCAGTGTCCTGCAAGTCCAATTACAACTTCAGTATATGCACAATACAAACTCAAAAAAAGGTACAATTTTTTATGGCTACCAAATACAGATTGTGTTATTTCtccttcattttcttcttgtcaAACTTTATATCTCCTCATAAAAGAAGATTTATCCTTCCAATTTGGAGAACAAATAGAAGCAGAAACAGACATGAGAGTGATTCAACAACATCATACCCAGTAATATTCCACAGTGGGGTCTGGGAAGGTTGGAATGTACGCAGAGTTTACCTCTATGTTGTTTCCGAAAGTCCATCGGCACAAGTGCAACAAATCAAAGTATTCACGAAAAAAGGAAATCCCAGAATGAAGAGCGACATGTCAAATAACAAGAAAAGCAGTACAGAGCATCAAAGGAAAAgaaacaataacagcaacaaatAAGATAGTAAAAGAAATTACATGCATAAGGCTAATACTACGACAGACACAATGCTCCCAGGCTCCCATGAAGCCTAAACCCAACAGAAAGCAAGTCACAGTTCAACTACCTACTAAACTTCTATCCTAATTTGTTACCTCCACACCCTCCAATCTATATAATGTCCACAATAAGTTGAAGTTGCATCATATATAGTGTAATCACCTCACTTTTTTGACTTACCTCTACCTCTCTTCATACTCAATATATCCCCAACCTCCCACACCTCCTTATTGGAGAATCTTCGCATATCTTCTTCACATGTCCAAACCATCTATCTCGTTTCCCACATCTTGTCTACCGCATAAATCACTCCCACTCTATCCTAAATATTATCATTCTTAATGTTATATCTTTTAGTACAACTACATATCCATCTCAACATCCTCATGTCCGCAGTCTGCATCTTCTGAACATGTGAGTTGTTGACTGGCTAACATTCAACTCCATGAAACAAAGTTGGTCTAATCATCACTTTGTAGAACTTACCCTCCTTAAGGTTTAGTGAAATCTTTTTATCACATGACTCGGGGACGAGCCTCCATTTCATCCATCCCGCACCAATATGATGTGTGGCATCATCATCATCTCCCAATTTCCTTGGATTAAAGACCCAAAGATACTTGAAACTTGCTTTCTTGGGGATGGCTATGAATCAAACCTCACTTCCACATCTACCTCACCAAATGCATCACTGAACTTACACTACAAAGTATTTTGTTTTGGTCCTACTCAACCTAAACCCTATGAACTTCATGGTTTGTCTCCAAACTTCTAGTGTAGCATCTTATCAATCAGTACTACATCATCCGCAAATAACACACCATGGCACCTCACCTTGGATATAGCacattaattcatcatcacCCAGGCAAATTAAAATGGTCAAGTATTGATTCCTAATGCAACCCCATCTTGACCGACAAGTATTTCGTGTCTCCTCCCACTACTCTTACTTGGGTTTTGGCTCCATCATACATATCTTTCCTCGCCCAAATGTAAGCTTCTAGCATACC is part of the Solanum pennellii chromosome 8, SPENNV200 genome and harbors:
- the LOC107028953 gene encoding eukaryotic translation initiation factor 5B-like, which produces MMGSKEGSVMVKNSNVFAALDTLRKKKKSDKEKSKGSSKKEQEPEVLWAPAPLTVKSWADVDDEDDDDYYATTAPLQSFVGSNESEKKSEPVEDTESEDGLLDEDEDVEDNDHESEVPEHADPVGQKIEASPAPKEAERQLSKKERRKKELAELDSLLADFGVEPKEKGPDDLPDVVNEKKEGQPAEDVEKKNGGATEPKSAKKKKKKDKASKEVKESDNQPNSVGATVLPEETGGAEQVEDASTVDMKERLKRVASAKKKKSGKETDGAARAAATEAAARSARLAAAKKKEKSHYNQQPMR